The stretch of DNA GAGCCGGTCGCCGATCCTGCTGTGCCAGCTCTCCGGCCAGAGCAGGTAACCGGCGACCACGACGATGGCGCAGCCGATGAGGCTGTCGACGAGTCGGGGGACGATCAGGGCGAAGCCGAGCCCGTTGAGGACATCGGAGATGAGCAGGATGACGGGGGTGACCGCGGCTGTCTGGTACGCGTAGCCCTTGACGGTCATGGCGGGGATCAGTCCCGCGAGGACGATCACGAAGGGCACGTCCCACCAGCCGATGGGCACCTGGGACAGTACGGCGGCGGCCACGACCAGTCCGACGACGGTGCCGATCGCCCGCGTCATGGCCCGGGAGAAGACGGAGCCGAAGTCGGGCTTGAGTACGAAGGTGACGGTGAGCACGACCCAGTAGGAGCGCGGCACGGGGACGATCGACACGAGGGTCTGCGCGACCCCGACACAGAGGGCGAGCCTGAGCCCGTACTGCCAGGACGGCCTGGAGTGCAGGACGGAGTGTGCGGTGCGGCGGACGCGGATCCGCAGGGCGGCGGGGTACCCGAGCCGGTCGTCGGCGTACGGGTGGCCGTGGTCGGAGCTGTGCACGACGGTGACCGCGTGCCGCAGGGCCGCCACGACGGCCCGTTCGGCTTCCGTCGAGGCCGGGGGCGGCTCCGGTGGTGGCGGGTGTCCTTCGGCGTGTCCTTCGTTGACCACGTCGGCCAGCCCGCGCAGCGTCGCGGCGACCTGGGGTGGTGGCCGCCGACCGGTGTGGTGCACGGCCGAGGCCGCTTCGACCAGCGGGATGATGACGTTGAGCTGGGCGACGTGTCGTACGAGCGAGGAGCGTCTGCCGTGGTCGGAGGCGCGCCGTGCGAGCACCAGGTCGTAGGAGTGGTTGAGTGCGTCGGTGGTGGCACGCCTGGTCGTCTCGTACGTGGCGCTGCCCGCCGCCTCCAGTTGGTCCGCGAGGGCGCGGTAGGCGGTGGCGACGGCGGCGCGTTCCGGCAGCCTGGCGCGCAGGGGCCAGGCGAGCAGGCTGAGCAGGAGGACGAAGAGTCCGCCGGTGGTGAGCAGCAGCGGCGCGGTCCACCACGGCTTCGGCAGGGGGAGCCCCGCGCCGATGACGGTGTTGAGCAGGAGTTGCAGCCCTGATACCGAGGCGATGGCTCCGATCGAGGAGTTCATGCCGGAGACGAGGCCGACAGTGGTGAGCACGGCCACGGCGAGCCAGCCGTGGCCGTGGACGAGAGCGCCGACAGTGACACCGATCACCCCGAAGAGTTGCGGTACGGCGATGTTGAGTACGCGCATGCGGTAGGCGTCGGCAGTGTCGCCGATCACCCCGAAGAGTGCGCCCATGGCGGCGAGCGCCCCGTAGGCCGGCCGGTCGGCCGCGAAGCCGGCGGCGAGCGGGGCGGCGATCCCCACGGCGGAGCGGGCGACGGCCGGCCACGGTACGGGGGTGGCCGAGGGGCGCAGCCCCGCCACCAGCCAGCGGGGAGGGCCCGTATGCCATCTCCCACGTGACCGGGTGCGGTGTCCGGGCAGGTGAGGGCCGGTGTCATCGTCCGCGCGGCGTGCCATGTCCCCCACCATGACGCAGCGGGGCCTCTCGTGCCCGGACCGGGGGCTCGGCCGGTCCGCGTGTCCCCCACGGAGCCCCTGCGGTCAGGTGGCGGGGGCACGCGGATCACTCGTACGACGCGGCGAATCCCTGGTGGAGGAGTGCGACCGCGGCCGTGGGCCCGACCCGTGCCCTCCGTGACGGTACGAGAGCGCCGGGCGACGAAGGTGTGGTCGTGGAGCCCCCGCCACCCTCGGAAACTTTGGCCGGTACGTCCCGGCAAAGGTGCACATAGGCGGTGACCTGCGGCAACTCCCCCATGAGGCGCGTCACTCGGAGGTTTGGAATCCGGGGGGTACTGGGTAGCGGCAGCGCGAAGCACTTCGTCCGGGTGCGGACACCCCCCGGGGTGCCCCGCTCTGGCGGTACGGCACGCATCAGGACCCGGCTGCCGAGGTACGTACCCGCCCCTTCTCCGGCGCAGCTCCGGTCGCGTTGCCACGCGTCCCCACCGCTGTCGCCCACGGAAGGGCCGGGCGATGTCATGTCACCTTCGCCGGGTCTTCGGTGGCAACGCGACGAGAGGTAGAGATGGCCAGGTTGCTGGCAGTACAGCACCCCTACACGGTGTTCTGCGGGAAGTCCGAAGGAGCCGTGAACGAGATCGGCGTGGCGGGACGGGGCCCCGGGCGGCCACGGAGGGGCCGCGGTTCGACGGTGTGCGGAGCCTCTTTTCCTGCCCACGATGCCCGTCGCCGCGTCGCACCCGGCCTGAGGGAAGCCGGAACCGCGAGCACGCTCGGGGAGGATCACCATGGTTAGGATCGAAGTCGGTTCTTACATCAACAGTGCCGTCAAGTTTCTTGAGAACCACCTGTCCTGGTTGTTCGACTTCTTTCACTCCGTCGGCCAGGGCATGTACGACGGTGTCTACTTTGTCCTCTCGGGCCCCCATCCGCTCCTCATGGGCGGCATCCTGGCGGTGATCGCCTGGTGGCTGCGCGGCCCGCTGTCGGCCGTCCTCACTTTCGCGGGCTTCTTCCTCATCGACTCGATGGAGCTGTGGGAAGGGGCGATGCAGACCCTCGCCCTGGTGCTGGTGGCCGCGGCGGTCACCATGCTGTTCGCGGTGCCGCTCGGCATCTGGGCCGCCCGCAACAAATCGGTGAGCGCCACGCTGCGGCCGATCCTCGACCTCATGCAGACGATGCCGGCGTTCGTCTATCTGATCCCCGGCATCACCTTCTTCGGGGTGGGCGTGGTGCCCGGAATCGTCGCCACCATCATCTTCGCGATGCCGCCCGGTGTGCGGATGACGGAACTCGGCATCCGGCAGGTCGACGAGGAACTGGTGGAGGCCGCGGAGGCGTTCGGTACGGCTCCGCGCAGTGTTCTGCTGCGCATCCAGCTCCCCCTCGCACTGCCGACCATCATGGCCGGGATCAACCAGATCATCATGCTCGCCCTGTCCATGGTCGTCATCGCCGGCATGGTCGGCGCCGACGGCCTTGGCACCACCGTCTTCCAGGCGATCAGCTCGGTCGACATCGGTCTCGGTTTCGAGGGCGGCATCGCCGTCGTCGTCCTCGCCATCTACCTCGACCGGATGACCGGCGCCCTCAACGAGCGTGTCTCCCCGCTGGGCCGTCGCGCCCTCGCGAAGTCCCGCGTCCTCAGGGAGGGCAAGGCCCTTCAGTGGAGGCCCAACACCGCCTTCGCCGGGATCGGCGTGCTGGTCCTCGCCCTCATCGCCGGTGGCCTCAACATCACCTCGGGTTCGGGCGAGAAGACCACGGAGGTGAAGAAGAAGGACCTGGGGAAGGACGCGGGAGCGGCACCGAATATCGGCTTCTTCCCCTGGGACGAGGACGTGGCCACCACGTACCTGTGGAAGGCGGTCCTGGAGAAGCGCGGGTACAAACCAAACATCCAGCAGTACGACGTCGGGTCGATGTTCACGGCGATGGCCGGTGGTCAGGTCGACGTGGAGTTCGACGGCTGGCTGCCCAACGCGCAGAAGCAGTACTGGGACAAGTACAAGGACAACCTCGTCGACATCGGGGCGTGGTACGACAGGACCACGCTTGAGGTGTCGGTGCCCAGTTACGTCAAGGGCGTCACATCCTTGAAGGACCTCAAGGGCAGGGCCAAGGAGTTCGACGGGAAGATCATCGGCATCGAGCCGGGCACCGGACAGATGAACCTCCTCAAGGACAAGGTTCTCCCGGCCTACGGCCTCGACAAGGAGTACAAGGTCACCGACGGCAGCTCGCCCAGCATGCTGCTGCAGCTCAAGCGCTCCTACCAGAAGCGGGAGCCGGTGGCGGTCGTCCTCTGGTCGCCGCACTGGGCGTACAGCAAGTACGAGCTGACCAAGCTCAAGGACCCCAAGAAGAAGTGGGGCGACGTGAACGAGATCCGCTCCCTCGGCCACAAGTCGTTCCCGAAGAAGTTCCCCGAGTTCAACAGCTGGCTGAAGAACTGGCACATGTCGGAGAAGCAGCTCGCCAATCTGGAGGCGACCATCCAGGACGCCGGGACCGGGCACGAGGAGGCGGCCGTGAAGAAGTGGATCGCCGCCAACCCGGGCATCGTCGACAAGATGGCGCCGCTCTCCAAGTGACACCACGCGCGGTCCGGTGGCGCGAGACCTGACGCGGCCGCCGCGGTCAGGGTGAGGACGACGTGCGGCCCGGCAGATCCACTGCCGGGCCGCACGCTTCGGACGCGCCTCTCACGCACCTCTCAGGGGAAGGACACCACCGTCGAGGGAACGGTGGAGGAGCCGGATGTCGGCGAACCGGTGCTGTTGATCACGTGGTCGTACTGGCCCATGCCGCCCAGGGACACCACCAGGAGGTCGTGGAACTTCACTCCCGGCTTGACCGGCGCCTGGAAGCCGTGTTCCTGCCGGATGCCCGGGTCCGAGGTGTAGTTGCAGTAGCTGCCGAGTCCCCAGCCCTCATGGGTGGTGACGGAGTCCCCGACCTTGTAGGCGGCGAAGCCCTTGATGTTCCCGTTCTGGATGGCCGCCTGGTTGGGGGCGTCGTAGGCCTTCTCGTTCTGGAAGAAGATCGTCCTGCCCCTCTCCCCGTACCACTGCACGTCGTACTTGTTGAAGTGCTCGACGAAGAGACCGGTGGCGAGGACGTCGTCGCCGTTGACCCGGAGGCCGTAGTCGGCTCTGTTGGTCTCCCAGCCGACGCCCGCTCCGTGGTCGGCGCGCCAGATCCAGGTGTGGTCGACGATGGTGTCGTCGTTGTTGATCACCATGCTGGTGGTCGCCTTGCCCGCGCCCGCGCCGCCGATCCTGACGAACACGTCCTGGACGGTGGTCGGGTTGGCGGAGTGGTCGGCGGAGGCGCCCTCAGGACCGACCTCCAGCAGGGTGTCGGAGTTCTGTGTGCCGGCGTCGATGAGCAGTCCCGCCAGCTTCACCCCGTCCACGTCGCCGACCTTCATCGCGGTCACGCCGTTGTCGGGGACGATCGTCGCGTAACCGAGGCCGAGCACCACGGTGTTGGCCCGGTCGATGTTGATCGACTGGTTCACGTGGTAGACCCCGGGGGTGAACAGCAGGTGCAGGCCCTGCTTGACGGCGGTGTTGATGGTCTCCGCCGTGGCGCCGGGCTTGACCACGTAGAACTTGCTCAGCGGAAGCGACTCCCCCTGCGGGGTGCCGTTCCAGGAGACGCCTCGCGCGTTGGTGCGTTTGGCGGGGACGAACACCTTGTACTCGTTGCCGTCCAGGTAGAGGAAGGGCTTCTCGCGCGAGACGGGCGTGGTGTTCAGCGTCGTGTACGGAGGGTTGGGGAAGCTCTGCCCCGGAGCGCCCTCGACTCCGGAGAACACCATGTTCCAGACGCCGTTGGTCCAGCCGCCCACCGAGCTGTCGCGGGTGTACCACTGCTGCTGCGAGTAGGGGCCGACCGTGCCGTCGATCTTGCTGTCGGCGATGTAGCCGCCGCTGGCCCAGCCGTAGCCGTTGGGGGCGAGGTTGAGTCCGCCCTTGACGTGCATGCGGCGGAAGGGAGCGGCCTGGGCCACCGCCCACCTGTCGGTGCCGTTCACCGGGTTGAGCGCCAGATTCTCGGCGGAGCGCCAGAAGTTCTGGGTGGCGTTGCCGTTGAACCAGCCGGCGTCCACCGTCACATCACCGTTGATCGTGGTGTCGTCGGGCTTCAGTCCGGTTCCTGATATCGAGGTGTAGAAGCCGAGTTGCACGTTCAGGTTGTTGTACGTGCCCGGCTTGAAGAGCAGTTGATAGCGGCCCTGCCCGAACTGGGCGGACTCCTGCTGATTGAAGATCGCGTCGACCTTGCCCTGGATGTCGGGGGTCGAGGGATCGTAGACCTTGACGTTGGGACCGAGGTCGCCCCCGCCGGGGAGCTGCGGTCCTGAGCCGCCGGTGGTGCCGAACACCTGGAATTCCCAGAGCGAGTAGCCGTACTGGGTGGCGCGGGTGGTGCCGGTCAGGCGTACGTAGCGTGCCGTGCCGGAGACGTTGAGGGTTTCCGTGCCGCCGGGGCCCGTGGTGGTCGAGTAGGCCTGGCTCCAGGTGTTGTTGTCCGTGGAGAACTCGATTTTGTAGCCCTTGGCGTAGGCCGCCTCCCACTTCAGCACGATCTGGCTGACCGAAGCCGACTCGCCGAGGTCGACCTTGATCCACTGAGGGTCGGAGAACGCGCTCGCCCAGCGGGTTCCGTTGTCGCCGTCGACGGCGCCGGCCGCGGATGTTCCGCTGTTCTCCTGGCTGGACGCCGTCACCGGCTTGCCCTGCGAGAGCAGTGCGGCGGCTGCGGAGGCGGGTGCGGCGGGGATGAACGCCAGGAGGGAGAGGAGGAGCCCCGCGACTGCCGCGAGGACTCCTGCACGTCTTCGCCTCGGGGAGGCGGGGGGAGGTCTGTGAAAGAGCGGAGAACCGGGGAGTGCGTACATAGGGGTTCTTCTCCTT from Streptomyces tsukubensis encodes:
- a CDS encoding FUSC family protein, which codes for MARRADDDTGPHLPGHRTRSRGRWHTGPPRWLVAGLRPSATPVPWPAVARSAVGIAAPLAAGFAADRPAYGALAAMGALFGVIGDTADAYRMRVLNIAVPQLFGVIGVTVGALVHGHGWLAVAVLTTVGLVSGMNSSIGAIASVSGLQLLLNTVIGAGLPLPKPWWTAPLLLTTGGLFVLLLSLLAWPLRARLPERAAVATAYRALADQLEAAGSATYETTRRATTDALNHSYDLVLARRASDHGRRSSLVRHVAQLNVIIPLVEAASAVHHTGRRPPPQVAATLRGLADVVNEGHAEGHPPPPEPPPASTEAERAVVAALRHAVTVVHSSDHGHPYADDRLGYPAALRIRVRRTAHSVLHSRPSWQYGLRLALCVGVAQTLVSIVPVPRSYWVVLTVTFVLKPDFGSVFSRAMTRAIGTVVGLVVAAAVLSQVPIGWWDVPFVIVLAGLIPAMTVKGYAYQTAAVTPVILLISDVLNGLGFALIVPRLVDSLIGCAIVVVAGYLLWPESWHSRIGDRLADVIEDAAAYVACSFGGSGATGQDDSARARRRRSIYRELSSVRGEFQRALTEPPPMGRRAAAWWPLVVAAERVVDATTAARVRISHGAPSPAPEEPAAIARQLRELAEGVRSSETLVRVDMELEGAEDGVLTPLRQEVRAARAIASPGRGTTGPGDARGRRTS
- a CDS encoding ABC transporter permease/substrate binding protein, coding for MVRIEVGSYINSAVKFLENHLSWLFDFFHSVGQGMYDGVYFVLSGPHPLLMGGILAVIAWWLRGPLSAVLTFAGFFLIDSMELWEGAMQTLALVLVAAAVTMLFAVPLGIWAARNKSVSATLRPILDLMQTMPAFVYLIPGITFFGVGVVPGIVATIIFAMPPGVRMTELGIRQVDEELVEAAEAFGTAPRSVLLRIQLPLALPTIMAGINQIIMLALSMVVIAGMVGADGLGTTVFQAISSVDIGLGFEGGIAVVVLAIYLDRMTGALNERVSPLGRRALAKSRVLREGKALQWRPNTAFAGIGVLVLALIAGGLNITSGSGEKTTEVKKKDLGKDAGAAPNIGFFPWDEDVATTYLWKAVLEKRGYKPNIQQYDVGSMFTAMAGGQVDVEFDGWLPNAQKQYWDKYKDNLVDIGAWYDRTTLEVSVPSYVKGVTSLKDLKGRAKEFDGKIIGIEPGTGQMNLLKDKVLPAYGLDKEYKVTDGSSPSMLLQLKRSYQKREPVAVVLWSPHWAYSKYELTKLKDPKKKWGDVNEIRSLGHKSFPKKFPEFNSWLKNWHMSEKQLANLEATIQDAGTGHEEAAVKKWIAANPGIVDKMAPLSK
- a CDS encoding discoidin domain-containing protein codes for the protein MYALPGSPLFHRPPPASPRRRRAGVLAAVAGLLLSLLAFIPAAPASAAAALLSQGKPVTASSQENSGTSAAGAVDGDNGTRWASAFSDPQWIKVDLGESASVSQIVLKWEAAYAKGYKIEFSTDNNTWSQAYSTTTGPGGTETLNVSGTARYVRLTGTTRATQYGYSLWEFQVFGTTGGSGPQLPGGGDLGPNVKVYDPSTPDIQGKVDAIFNQQESAQFGQGRYQLLFKPGTYNNLNVQLGFYTSISGTGLKPDDTTINGDVTVDAGWFNGNATQNFWRSAENLALNPVNGTDRWAVAQAAPFRRMHVKGGLNLAPNGYGWASGGYIADSKIDGTVGPYSQQQWYTRDSSVGGWTNGVWNMVFSGVEGAPGQSFPNPPYTTLNTTPVSREKPFLYLDGNEYKVFVPAKRTNARGVSWNGTPQGESLPLSKFYVVKPGATAETINTAVKQGLHLLFTPGVYHVNQSINIDRANTVVLGLGYATIVPDNGVTAMKVGDVDGVKLAGLLIDAGTQNSDTLLEVGPEGASADHSANPTTVQDVFVRIGGAGAGKATTSMVINNDDTIVDHTWIWRADHGAGVGWETNRADYGLRVNGDDVLATGLFVEHFNKYDVQWYGERGRTIFFQNEKAYDAPNQAAIQNGNIKGFAAYKVGDSVTTHEGWGLGSYCNYTSDPGIRQEHGFQAPVKPGVKFHDLLVVSLGGMGQYDHVINSTGSPTSGSSTVPSTVVSFP